The sequence below is a genomic window from Calderihabitans maritimus.
AGACGAGTAACATTGCCTCCTCTCTTCATACACTACCCCCCATGCATCATTTTCCTCAGAGCTAATCGTAATTTCCCGCTCTGCCCTTCTAAACCAAAAAGGCAAAGCAAACAACCAATTTTTAAACAACATTCATCCGAACGTGCCGCCATAACAGAAAATCCCCGGCCTGTGGCCGCGGACTTTGCCATCATCCTCGTGCTTCGCCCCCTTTTCTGTCTCCCTATTCTCCCCCTCATGGGGGCACCCGGCTGCCATATTATTCAATTCTTGGGTTCATTATACTACAGCCACCATTCCCAGACAAGCCCCTCAGTCCCATTTGTGTGTTTATCTTGTGATAATGTCACCATGTAAACTATCGTGATAAAATGTCACTATGAAGGACGAGGTGCGTTATCTAATGACCCAAGAACAACTTAATAGGTTTAGTGTTATTTCATCCCTCATTGATGGCCACATCACGGTCAGGGAAGCAGCTCTAAGTTTAGACCTGAGTGAACGCCAGGTTAAACGTCTAAAAAAAGGAGTGATGGAAGAAGGCCCGGAGTTTCTGATCCATAAAAATACTGGCCGTTCACCCAAGCATGCAATCCCTAAGGAAACCAAAGAGAAGATTATCGCTTTAAAACTTTCTGAACCCTACAAAGACGCCAATTTTAAACATTTTCAAGAGCTTCTAGCAGAACATGAAGGTATCATTCTAAGCTATTCCTGCCTGTATTCAATTTTGACTGAGGCTGGTATTGAAAGCCCCAAAAAACGCAGGAGATTTAAACCCCACCGTCGCAGAAAGAGAAAACCGCAGGAAGGCCTCCTCATCCAGATGGATGCCTCTCCTTTTGAGTGGTTCGGTACTAAAGAACAGTTTGCCCTCCACGGTGCTATTGACGATGCTACCGGCAAAATTGTCGGCCTTTACCTCACTAAAAATGAGTGCCTTCACGGGTACTTTGAGATCACCTGGCAAATCCTCAAAAAACACGGTATTCCTGCTAGCATTTATGCCGATAGACATTCCATATTTCAGTCCCCAAATGCTTCCAAG
It includes:
- a CDS encoding ISNCY family transposase produces the protein MTQEQLNRFSVISSLIDGHITVREAALSLDLSERQVKRLKKGVMEEGPEFLIHKNTGRSPKHAIPKETKEKIIALKLSEPYKDANFKHFQELLAEHEGIILSYSCLYSILTEAGIESPKKRRRFKPHRRRKRKPQEGLLIQMDASPFEWFGTKEQFALHGAIDDATGKIVGLYLTKNECLHGYFEITWQILKKHGIPASIYADRHSIFQSPNASKLTVEEQLAGKVVKDTQFGRAMNELGITLIPARSPQAKGRVERLWETLQSRLPVEFKIAGITSIEQANEFLTQYIDKFNALFAVEAKE